In Balaenoptera musculus isolate JJ_BM4_2016_0621 chromosome 19, mBalMus1.pri.v3, whole genome shotgun sequence, one genomic interval encodes:
- the CEACAM18 gene encoding LOW QUALITY PROTEIN: carcinoembryonic antigen-related cell adhesion molecule 18 (The sequence of the model RefSeq protein was modified relative to this genomic sequence to represent the inferred CDS: inserted 2 bases in 2 codons; deleted 1 base in 1 codon), with translation MGPRSVWLVVWGPESERPLHQEDLRSSWTFPDIDAASGGSWSLWHGPMFSSRESMSMTGXLLIRGSQLSDTGSYTVWVEASNGTQRAPGWPEIRELEIPGISVNISSVAENMDSMAAVCHTSATNVKWYVNYTQVFSYDHMTVSPDSKTLIIQRVSSYNSPLRCGIEILPQIIERSEVIFPTLTYGPSSVLIRSKPRNFNGILPAEMGFQVEMECISYSRPEFKYQWIHNGFLLNFSEXKITLLNLIWDQMGRYRYQEVQLQVPWHRTVFSKGFTISGSLLIFLIMVTAVGGVLFCAFLIHTLIRHYSTRANWAT, from the exons ATGGGACCCAGGTCTGTGTGGCTTGTTGTCTGGGGACCTGAATCTG AGagacccctccaccaggaggaCCTACGCAGCTCATGGACCTTTCCAGATATAGATGCAGCCTCTGGGGGGAGCTGGTCCTTGTGGCATGGGCCCATGTTCAGCAGTCGGGAAAGCATGTCCATGACAG GACTGCTGATCAGGGGGTCTCAATTAAGTGACACAGGGAGCTACACTGTGTGGGTAGAAGCCAGCAATGGGACCCAGAGAGCACCTGGCTGGCCTGAGATTCGAGAGTTGGAAATCCCAGGCATCTCAGTCAACATCAGCTCCGTG GCAGAGAACATGGATTCCATGGCTGCTGTCTGCCACACCAGTGCCACTAACGTCAAgtggtatgtaaattacacaCAGGTGTTCAGCTATGACCACATGACAGTCTCCCCAGACAGCAAGACACTCATCATCCAAAGGGTCAGCAGCTACAACTCACCACTTCGGTGTGGGATAGAAATCCTCCCACAGATTATTGAGAGAAGTGAAGTAATCTTTCCGACATTGACCTATGGTCCCTCCAGTGTGCTGATCAGGAGTAAGCCCCGTAACTTCAATGGCATCCTGCCTGCTGAGATGGGCTTCCAGGTGGAGATGGAGTGTATCTCCTATTCCAGACCAGAATTCAAGTACCAGTGGATCCACAACGGCTTCCTCCTGAACTTCTCAG AAAAAATTACCCTCCTGAATCTGATCTGGGACCAGATGGGCAGATACAGATATCAGGAAGTCCAGCTCCAGGTGCCCTGGCACAGGACTGTTTTTAGTAAAGGTTTCACCATCTCAGGATCCTTGCTGATATTTCTCATCATGGTGACAGCAGTGGGTGGTGTCCTCTTCTGTGCATTCCTCATTCATACCCTGATCAGACATTACTCTACCAGGGCAAATTGGGCTACATGA